In Populus nigra chromosome 1, ddPopNigr1.1, whole genome shotgun sequence, one genomic interval encodes:
- the LOC133674601 gene encoding uncharacterized protein LOC133674601 — MDDEKWGEEDIREFTKLVENSEKAWELASEKLEVINVGDEQDNKELKIGTLVTTEEKNRLVSLLHEYVDVFAWTYADMPGLDTDIVVHKIPLIEWSKPIKQKTRQNMPGHVTQVPKKDGKIRVCVDYRDLNKASPKDDFPLPHIDILVDNAARNATYSFMDGFSGYNQIRMPEEDKEKTTFVTPWGTFCYKVMPFGLKNAGATYQRAMITLFHDLMHQVEVYVDDMQNQRKRKIPAKVESCKMLIRGEDKKTIGLHLTYEPIFRLLKKKNPGVWDDDCQEAFDKIKRHLQNPPLLVPPTPGRPLIMYLRVTPARMGREEEAVSNLPCRRSFLRRRLNPRAASGCCAWSRRAATAPQSLRASSAVPGLFRDLFNKSSKHNEKSSNRRARHLSSRIARWQVFLVEYDIVFMTRKAVKGSIIVDHLADHAMDDYESLNFDLLDEDVIVVENESGESDQWTLYFDGAVNVSGNGAGAIVISLENKQYPVSTRLLFECTNNTAEYEACIIGLEAALELKAKKLEVFGDSLLIICQVKGEWQTKDKKLRLYQSYILKLADEFEEIKFTHISRDKNQFADALATLASMTQADAKSKIQPINIEVRSFQAHCYFIEESPDGKPWCLNENEIEQALKEVHEGICATHANGHTMAKQIQRAGYFWLTMERDCVDYVKKCHKCQIYGYKINAPPAPLFNMISPWPFDMWGLDVIGPINPKASNRHRFILVAIDYFTKWVEANSYAHVTQKVVKRFIEKDLIKHLNSSTYRPKMNGAVEAAYKTLKKIIQKIVITYKDWHEMLPYALHAYRTTVRTSTNATPYSLVYGMEAVMPLEIEIPSLRILKDAELDESEWARSRFEQLNLIDERRLAAICHHQLYQSRIAKAYNKKVKPRVFREGDLVLRKISLASGEDQSKWAPNYEGPYVVKKAFSGGALILTNMDGRDLPRPVNSDVVKKYYA, encoded by the exons ATGGATGATGAAAAATGGGGAGAGGAAGATATAAGAGAGTTTACTAAGCTGGTAGAAAATTCAGAAAAAGCCTGGGAACTGGCCAGTGAGAAACTAGAAGTCATTAACGTCGGAGACGAACAAGATAATAAGGAATTAAAGATTGGCACTCTTGTTACaactgaagaaaaaaatagactagTCTCTCTATTACACGAGTATGTAGATGTTTTTGCCTGGACTTATGCCGACATGCCTGGTCTAGATACTGACATAGTAGTACATAAAATTCCTTTAATCGAATGGAGCAAGCCAATTAAGCAGAAAACCAGGCAAAATATGCCCGGACATGTTACTCAAG TCCCAAAAAAGGATGGGAAGATTCGGGTGTGTGTGGACTATAGAGATTTGAACAAGGCGAGCCCAAAAGATGATTTTCCTTTGCCCCATATAGACATTCTCGTTGATAATGCTGCAAGAAATGCTACATATTCTTTTATGGATGGATTCTCTGGTTATAACCAAATTAGAATGCCTGAAGAAGATAAAGAGAAGACCACTTTTGTCACACCATGGGGAACATTTTGCTATAAAGTAATGCCATTCGGATTGAAGAATGCTGGAGCCACATATCAAAGAGCAATGATTACCCTATTCCACGATTTGATGCACCAAGTGGAAGTTTATGTGGATGACatgcaaaatcaaagaaagaggaagatTCCAGCTAAAGTTGAATCCTGCAAAATGCTCATTCGAGGTGAAGACAAGAAAACTATTGGGCTTCATT TGACTTATGAACCAATCTTTCGTCtgctcaaaaagaaaaatcctggAGTATGGGATGATGATTGTCAAGAAGCCTTCGATAAAATAAAGAGGCACTTGCAAAACCCACCATTACTAGTACCTCCAACACCGGGGAGGCCTTTGATCATGTACTTGAGA GTCACACCAGCGAGGATGGGAAGAGAGGAGGAAGCCGTTTCGAATCTCCCTTGTCGCCGGTCTTTTCTGCGACGGCGcttgaacccacgcgccgccagtggctgCTGCGCGTGGAgcagacgcgccgccactgctcCACAGTCCCTGAGGGCCTCCTCTGCAGTTCCTGGACTCTTTAGGGaccttttt AACAAATCCAgcaaacataatgaaaaatcgTCGAATCGCCGCGCGCGACACCTGTCAAGTAGAATAGCAAGGTGGCAAGTGTTCTTGGTAGAATATGACATTGTCTTTATGACAAGAAAAGCGGTAAAAGGAAGCATAATTGTCGATCATCTTGCAGATCATGCCATGGATGACTATGAGTCGCTAAACTTTGACCTCCTAGATGAAGATGTGATAGTAGTCGAGAATGAAAGTGGGGAAAGCGATCAGTGGACCCTCTACTTTGATGGGGCAGTAAATGTATCGGGAAATGGAGCTGGAGCTATAGTGATTTCCCTAGAAAATAAGCAGTATCCCGTTTCAACAAGGTTACTGTTTGAATGTACCAATAACACTGCCGAGTACGAAGCCTGCATCATTGGCCTGGAGGCTGCTCTAGAACTGAAGGCCAAGAAGCTCGAGGTCTTTGGGGATTCCTTACTAATCATCTGCCAAGTCAAAGGTGAGTGGCAAACCAAGGATAAGAAGTTGAGGTTGTATCAAAGTTATATCTTGAAGTTAGccgatgaatttgaagaaatcaAATTCACCCATATAAGCAGAGATAAGAATCAGTTTGCCGATGCTTTAGCAACCTTAGCTTCGATGACACAAGCTGATGCTAAAAGCAAGATACAACCAATAAATATCGAGGTCAGAAGCTTCCAAGCCCATTGTTACTTTATTGAAGAATCTCCAGATGGGAAACCATG GTGTTTGAATGAAAATGAGATTGAACAAGCATTAAAAGAagtccatgaggggatttgtGCTACACATGCTAATGGGCATACAATGGCGAAACAAATTCAAAGGGCTGGATATTTCTGGTTGACCATGGAGAGAGATTGTGTAGACTATGTGAAAAAATGCCATAAGTGTCAAATATATGGCTACAAGATAAATGCGCCTCCGGCACCTCTGTTCAATATGATCTCGCCTTGGCCTTTTGATATGTGGGGTTTGGATGTTATAGGGCCAATCAACCCTAAAGCGAGCAATAg GCATAGATTCATTTTGGTGGCCATCGACTACTTCACCAAATGGGTAGAAGCCAACTCTTATGCCCATGTAACACAGAAAGTAGTCAAGAGATTTATTGAAAAGGATTTG ATTAAGCACCTCAACTCTTCCACTTAtagaccaaagatgaatggggCAGTCGAAGCAGCTTACAAGACTCTCAAGAAGATTATCCAGAAAATAGTGATCACCtacaaggattggcatgagatgctcCCATATGCACTTCATGCGTACCGTACCACTGTTAGAACTTCGACAAATGCCACCCCATACTCTttagtatatggaatggaggcggtTATGCCCTTGGAAATAGAAATCCCATCACTGCGGATCCTGAAGGATGCAGAACTGGACGAATCAGAATGGGCAAGGtcaagatttgagcaactaaATTTGATCGATGAGAGAAGACTAGCAGCTATCTGTCATCACCAGTTATACCAAAGCAGGATAGCCAAAGCTTACAACAAAAAGGTCAAACCAAGGGTTTTCAGGGAAGGAGATTTGGTGTTAAGGAAGATCTCACTAGCGTCAGGAGAAGATCAAAGTAAGTGGGCACCAAACTATGAAGGGCCATATGTGGTGAAAAAGGCTTTTTCTGGAGGGGCTTTAATTCTGACTAATATGGATGGAAGGGATCTACCAAGGCCTGTAAACTCAGATGTTGTAAAGAAGTACTATGCCTAA